The following proteins are encoded in a genomic region of Corylus avellana chromosome ca4, CavTom2PMs-1.0:
- the LOC132179407 gene encoding probable protein S-acyltransferase 6 — protein MAMMQGNMYTNSLPPQLSDSNRRIIGDPNGSPSIRVYQVWKGNNRFCLGGRLIFGPDVRSIFLTLFLIVTPVVLFCAFVSQSLIHEFHHHLGKIVVAVCTVFTLYVIILLFLTSGRDPGIIPRNPHPPELEDEGDSSGISADWPGSQSGTGAPSLPPVKDVMVNGMVVKVKYCQTCMLYRPPRCSHCSICNNCVERFDHHCPWVGQCIGKRNYRFFFMFVSSTTILCLYVFAFCWVNVRKIMDAYHCNLWRAFMKSPVSGILVLYTFIAAWFVGGLTAFHIYLIITNQTTYENFRYRYDGKMNPYNRGCALNIVEIFFSKIPISKNKFRAKVKGDASSVFTTSMSMRHGLSPEMPKTSLDIESGKRQAVAAEDFEEIQSQIDSVGGLERCGTQPRRANWDHKANWEISPDIRMLAADFAMEHGSTERQKINGGH, from the exons ATGGCTATGATGCAAGGAAACATGTATACAAATTCACTGCCTCCACAGCTCTCCGACTCCAACAGGCGGATCATCGGTGACCCAAATGGTTCCCCGTCCATCCGTGTTTATCAAGTTTGGAAAGGAAACAAT AGATTCTGCCTCGGAGGCAGGCTTATATTTGGTCCAGATGTGAGGTCCATATTCCTTACGCTGTTTCTGATCGTGACCCCAGTGGTCCTGTTTTGTGCATTTGTTTCTCAGAGCCTCATTCATGAATTCCACCACCATCTGGGAAAAATTGTTGTAGCTGTATGCACCGTCTTCACCCTATAC GTAATAATTCTCCTCTTCCTTACATCTGGAAGAGATCCTGGCATTATTCCTCGTAACCCACATCCTCCTGAACTCGAAGATGAAGGCGATAGCTCAGGTATCTCTGCTGATTGGCCTGGAAGTCAAAGTGGAACTGGGGCGCCAAGCTTACCACCCGTAAAAGATGTCATGGTTAATGGCATGGTAGTTAAGGTCAAATATTGTCAAACGTGCATGCTATATCGCCCACCACGATGCTCTCATTGTTCTATTTGCAATAACTGTGTCGAGCGGTTTGATCACCATTGCCCATGGGTGGGACAGTGTATTGGGAAG AGGAATTACAGATTCTTCTTCATGTTTGTGTCCTCCACAACCATTCTTTGCCTATATGTTTTTGCCTTCTGCTGGGTCAACGTTAGGAAGATAATGGATGCATACCATTGTAATCTCTGGAGGGCTTTTATGAAGTCCCCTGTTTCAGGAATTCTGGTCTTATATACATTCATAGCTGCTTGGTTTGTTGGAGGTCTTACCGCATTTCATATCTATTTAATTATCACCAATCAG ACAACATATGAGAATTTCCGGTACAGGTATGATGGGAAGATGAATCCTTATAACCGCGGGTGTGCCCTCAATATTGTGGAAATcttcttttctaaaattcccATTTCTAAGAACAAATTCAGGGCAAAGGTAAAGGGGGATGCATCTTCCGTCTTCACCACTTCAATGTCAATGCGCCATGGCTTGAGCCCAGAAATGCCCAAAACAAGCTTGGACATAGAGAGCGGAAAACGGCAAGCTGTTGCTGCTGAAGATTTTGAAGAAATACAGAGTCAGATTGATAGTGTTGGTGGATTGGAGAGGTGTGGAACCCAGCCAAGACGCGCAAACTGGGATCACAAAGCGAACTGGGAGATCTCACCTGATATACGAATGTTGGCTGCTGACTTTGCAATGGAACATGGTTCGACAGAGAGACAGAAAATAAATGGAGGCCACTAA